The Pseudofrankia inefficax genome window below encodes:
- the secG gene encoding preprotein translocase subunit SecG, translated as MEIALSIAVIITSVLLVLLVLLHRAKGGGLSTLFGGGVSSSLGGSSVVEKNLDRLTIAIGAVWIISIIGLGLLLKS; from the coding sequence ATGGAGATCGCGCTGTCCATCGCGGTCATCATCACGAGCGTGTTGCTCGTGTTGCTGGTGTTGTTGCACCGGGCGAAGGGCGGCGGCCTGTCCACCCTCTTCGGCGGTGGCGTCTCGTCCTCGCTCGGCGGCTCGTCGGTGGTCGAGAAGAACCTCGACCGCCTGACGATCGCCATCGGCGCGGTGTGGATCATCTCGATCATCGGTCTCGGGCTGCTGCTGAAGAGTTGA
- a CDS encoding ABC transporter substrate-binding protein has translation MAAGLAALLALVGCAGSAGPAATALTTPAGVATVLPTDKPGGTLRVVTDAMPTGDPGWAVTTADRAFARLVSRTLYSYPASADVDSAVVARPDLAVSAPQRSPNGLVITVRLSSAARWDTPTPRRIVANDVARGLKRLCLPPNPSPLRGYFAATIVGFNAYCTELFTKPVEQLKDFIENQSPAGIQVVSNTDIAFHLIRPYTDFVDLLALPEAAPVPVEADDYQPNSPDYLNHLISDGPYHVTSSADGVYSLGKDGQWNRAIDGIRQALPDHITITSGVAAADAQSQIEAGKADITLDSAVPLDRATALFKAADPRLSVPTTGSDLFLTVGMHGPAGAALSDQDVRDALATCVDRIAVVEALGDPPFASAATQLLQPTMTGYSPLDPFPTQDGAGDATTCGDGLAKAPDGPVTELTLLTTDTATDAAVAGALVETFAKVGVKLVVDAKARADFDTAAVSPLQQSWDLALTTVTPLWYGDAGRTVFQPLFDPTWVGQRPVDGGYDAKEVLDTMSVALQAPTPASRAAAWGVLESTVLRDVAVIPLAVLYEPRFHSSSVLSFNQVPSVGTVDPTDLALGPA, from the coding sequence GTGGCGGCCGGACTGGCCGCGCTGCTCGCTCTCGTCGGCTGCGCCGGCTCGGCCGGGCCGGCGGCGACGGCCTTGACCACGCCCGCGGGCGTGGCCACGGTCCTGCCGACCGACAAACCCGGCGGCACCCTGCGGGTCGTCACCGACGCCATGCCCACCGGCGACCCCGGCTGGGCCGTGACCACGGCCGACCGGGCGTTCGCCCGGCTGGTGAGCCGCACGCTCTACAGCTACCCCGCGTCGGCGGACGTCGACAGCGCCGTGGTCGCCCGGCCCGACCTCGCGGTCTCGGCGCCGCAGCGCAGCCCCAACGGCCTGGTCATCACGGTCCGGCTGAGCTCGGCGGCGCGCTGGGACACGCCGACCCCGCGCCGGATCGTCGCGAACGACGTCGCCCGCGGGCTCAAGCGGCTGTGCCTGCCGCCGAACCCGTCGCCGCTGCGCGGCTACTTCGCCGCGACGATCGTCGGGTTCAACGCCTACTGCACCGAGCTGTTCACCAAGCCCGTCGAACAGCTCAAGGACTTCATCGAGAACCAGTCGCCGGCCGGCATCCAGGTCGTCAGCAACACCGACATCGCCTTCCACCTGATCCGGCCGTACACCGACTTCGTCGACCTCCTCGCGCTGCCGGAGGCCGCGCCGGTGCCGGTCGAGGCGGACGACTACCAGCCGAACTCGCCCGACTACCTCAACCACCTGATCTCCGACGGCCCGTACCACGTCACCAGCAGCGCCGACGGCGTCTACTCGCTCGGGAAGGACGGGCAGTGGAACCGGGCGATCGACGGGATCCGCCAGGCCCTGCCGGACCACATCACGATCACCAGTGGCGTCGCCGCGGCCGACGCGCAGTCCCAGATCGAGGCCGGCAAGGCGGACATCACGCTGGACTCGGCTGTCCCGCTGGACCGCGCGACGGCGCTGTTCAAGGCCGCTGACCCGCGGCTGAGCGTGCCGACGACAGGGTCCGACCTCTTCCTCACGGTCGGGATGCACGGGCCGGCTGGCGCGGCGCTGAGCGACCAGGACGTCCGGGACGCGCTCGCGACCTGCGTCGACCGGATCGCCGTCGTCGAGGCGCTGGGTGACCCGCCGTTCGCGAGCGCCGCGACCCAGCTGCTGCAGCCGACGATGACCGGCTACTCGCCGCTGGACCCGTTCCCCACCCAGGACGGCGCCGGCGACGCGACGACCTGCGGTGACGGGCTCGCGAAGGCCCCTGACGGGCCGGTGACCGAGCTGACGCTGCTCACCACGGACACGGCCACCGACGCGGCCGTCGCGGGCGCTCTGGTGGAGACCTTCGCCAAGGTCGGGGTGAAGCTCGTCGTCGACGCCAAGGCGCGGGCGGACTTCGACACGGCGGCCGTCAGCCCGCTGCAGCAGAGCTGGGACCTGGCGCTGACCACCGTGACCCCGCTCTGGTACGGCGACGCCGGCAGAACCGTGTTCCAGCCGCTGTTCGACCCGACCTGGGTCGGCCAGCGTCCGGTCGACGGCGGCTACGACGCCAAGGAAGTCCTCGACACGATGTCGGTCGCGCTGCAGGCGCCGACCCCGGCCTCGCGCGCCGCCGCCTGGGGGGTGCTGGAGAGCACCGTGCTGCGCGACGTCGCGGTCATCCCGCTCGCCGTCCTCTACGAGCCGAGGTTCCACAGCTCGTCGGTGCTGTCGTTCAACCAGGTCCCGTCCGTGGGCACGGTGGACCCGACCGACCTCGCCCTCGGCCCGGCCTGA
- a CDS encoding serine/threonine-protein kinase — protein MGSERTDDTGELAQPSVAQPTGEAEPSERETAGVAAPFGRLIAGRYRLADLIGVGAMGAVWLARDEVLDVDVAVKEIRPPFAFTRPGTDPGSDEDDSWADSTGAWVSRALREARNAARLRANPHVVTVHDAVVDDGAPWIVMEAVAARSLQEAVDEDGPLPLADVARIGLAVLDALVAAQALGVVHRDVKPSNILLAHDGRVLLTDFGIAAADTDPTLTQPPDGGLPSGTPAYMAPERLRGGPTTLTADLFALGATLLFAADGVAPFHRDDVVASLQAVLFDEPEPSRDLGPLAPVIAGLLLKEPAARLRADGVAALLTRAQRALGAGIAALPPAAADVRPPRGPAGQPVALGFADVEAEATEPADGTSRARAGDAEAAGFAAPDPPVPDAAPVHLGQLDLGTLASPGRVDVPGRRRRSFPLSVSLLLPAPLAALAVVVVLALVGLAAWGAVAAGADLDGAPRSTPSARVATRGASPTATAPGGRGPLGGRAGAVPGEMVGNWFGTVTQNPVTFDVTLRITGGEVGETVGRSVSSEGCGSDLVLREAGVSAITVQEVITQANQRCTGAFRLLLTLNSNGTLGYFYDATVITSFGVATLNRTAQPPTGG, from the coding sequence ATGGGGAGCGAGCGCACGGACGACACCGGCGAGCTGGCCCAGCCGTCGGTGGCACAGCCGACAGGTGAGGCCGAGCCGTCGGAGCGGGAGACGGCCGGTGTGGCGGCCCCGTTCGGCCGGCTGATCGCCGGGCGGTACCGGCTCGCCGACCTGATCGGCGTGGGCGCGATGGGCGCCGTCTGGCTCGCCCGCGACGAGGTGCTCGACGTGGACGTCGCGGTCAAGGAGATCCGTCCCCCGTTCGCGTTCACCCGGCCGGGCACCGATCCCGGGTCGGACGAGGACGACAGCTGGGCCGACTCCACCGGGGCCTGGGTGTCCAGGGCGCTGCGTGAGGCCCGCAACGCCGCCCGGCTACGGGCCAACCCGCACGTCGTGACCGTCCACGATGCCGTCGTCGACGACGGCGCCCCCTGGATCGTCATGGAGGCCGTCGCGGCCCGCTCCCTGCAGGAGGCGGTCGACGAGGACGGGCCGCTGCCGCTGGCCGACGTCGCCCGGATCGGGCTGGCGGTGCTCGACGCCCTCGTCGCCGCGCAGGCCCTCGGCGTCGTCCACCGTGACGTGAAGCCGTCCAACATCCTGCTGGCCCACGACGGCCGGGTGCTGCTCACCGACTTCGGCATCGCCGCGGCCGACACCGACCCGACGCTCACGCAGCCTCCCGACGGTGGCCTGCCGAGCGGCACTCCCGCGTACATGGCTCCGGAGCGGCTGCGCGGCGGCCCGACCACGCTGACCGCGGACCTGTTCGCGCTCGGCGCGACGCTGCTGTTCGCCGCCGACGGCGTCGCCCCCTTCCACCGCGACGACGTGGTCGCCTCGCTGCAGGCCGTCCTGTTCGACGAGCCGGAGCCGTCCCGCGACCTGGGCCCGCTCGCGCCGGTGATCGCCGGTCTGCTCCTCAAGGAGCCCGCCGCCAGGCTGCGCGCCGACGGTGTCGCGGCGCTGCTCACCCGCGCCCAGCGCGCGCTGGGCGCGGGCATCGCGGCCCTGCCACCCGCCGCCGCCGACGTACGGCCGCCGCGCGGTCCCGCCGGCCAGCCGGTCGCGCTCGGGTTCGCCGACGTCGAGGCGGAGGCGACCGAGCCGGCCGACGGCACGAGCCGGGCCCGGGCCGGCGACGCCGAGGCAGCCGGGTTCGCCGCTCCTGACCCGCCAGTGCCCGACGCCGCGCCTGTGCATCTGGGGCAGCTGGACCTGGGCACGCTGGCGTCGCCTGGTCGCGTCGACGTCCCGGGCCGGCGTCGCCGGTCGTTTCCGCTGTCGGTGTCGCTGTTGCTGCCGGCGCCGCTCGCGGCGCTCGCCGTCGTCGTGGTGCTCGCGCTGGTCGGGCTCGCCGCCTGGGGCGCCGTCGCCGCCGGGGCCGACCTCGACGGCGCGCCGAGGTCGACGCCGTCCGCGCGCGTCGCCACCCGTGGCGCGAGCCCGACCGCCACCGCTCCCGGCGGCCGCGGGCCGCTGGGGGGCCGGGCCGGCGCGGTGCCGGGCGAGATGGTCGGCAACTGGTTCGGCACCGTGACCCAGAATCCCGTCACCTTCGACGTCACGCTGCGGATCACGGGCGGCGAGGTCGGCGAGACCGTCGGGAGGTCCGTGTCGTCCGAGGGCTGCGGCTCCGACCTGGTGCTGCGGGAGGCCGGAGTCTCCGCGATCACGGTGCAGGAGGTCATCACCCAGGCCAACCAGCGGTGCACCGGGGCGTTCCGGCTCCTGCTGACCCTCAACTCCAACGGCACCCTGGGCTACTTCTACGACGCCACGGTGATCACCAGTTTCGGCGTGGCCACGCTGAACAGGACCGCCCAGCCGCCCACCGGAGGCTGA
- a CDS encoding glucose-6-phosphate dehydrogenase assembly protein OpcA, which produces MTTLWDTTGSAVVKALGAERRAAGALAFGLALTLVVVVDEKNVAAAESAATAAAAAHPCRLLIVVRRQIDAPHPRLDAEVSIGGRLGPGEAIVMRMYGRLALHAESVVLPLLASDAPVVTWWYDEPPTRIAFDPLGVFADRRVTDVAAAPDPVAALRLRAADFAPGDTDLAWTRISGWRTLLAAAFDGRQDRPTAASIEADPADPSAQLFAGWLRARLGVPVEVAASGSHRGVHGLHAVHVTVEDGEIAVTRVDTRSGTITRPGVPERRLPLAQLGLGDLLAEELRRIDDDSVYADALATWSGIPDLSGRSGHREHVWRDPMMETAPTQAPPAAPAPSGS; this is translated from the coding sequence GTGACGACGCTTTGGGACACCACTGGCTCGGCGGTCGTCAAGGCGCTGGGTGCGGAGCGGCGGGCCGCCGGCGCGCTGGCGTTCGGGTTGGCGTTGACGCTTGTCGTGGTCGTCGATGAGAAGAACGTCGCCGCGGCGGAGAGCGCCGCGACGGCCGCCGCGGCGGCGCATCCGTGCCGGCTGCTGATCGTGGTGCGCCGCCAGATCGACGCGCCGCACCCGCGGCTGGACGCCGAGGTCTCGATCGGCGGGCGGCTCGGCCCCGGCGAGGCGATCGTCATGCGGATGTACGGCCGGCTGGCGCTGCACGCCGAGTCGGTCGTGCTGCCGCTGCTCGCCTCGGACGCGCCGGTGGTCACGTGGTGGTACGACGAGCCGCCGACCCGGATCGCGTTCGACCCGCTCGGCGTGTTCGCGGACCGCCGGGTCACCGACGTCGCGGCGGCGCCCGACCCGGTGGCCGCGCTGCGGCTGCGGGCGGCCGACTTCGCGCCCGGTGACACCGACCTGGCCTGGACCCGGATCTCCGGCTGGCGCACGCTGCTGGCCGCCGCGTTCGACGGGCGCCAGGACCGGCCCACCGCGGCGAGCATCGAGGCCGACCCGGCCGACCCGAGCGCCCAGCTGTTCGCCGGCTGGCTGCGGGCCCGGCTCGGCGTTCCCGTCGAGGTGGCCGCGAGCGGCTCCCACCGTGGTGTCCACGGCCTGCACGCCGTCCACGTGACCGTCGAGGACGGCGAGATCGCCGTCACCCGCGTCGACACCCGGTCCGGGACGATCACCCGGCCGGGGGTCCCGGAGCGCCGGCTGCCACTGGCGCAGCTCGGCCTCGGCGACCTGCTCGCCGAGGAGCTACGCCGGATCGACGACGACAGCGTCTACGCCGACGCGCTCGCCACCTGGAGCGGCATCCCCGACCTGTCCGGCCGGTCCGGCCACCGCGAGCACGTCTGGCGGGACCCGATGATGGAGACGGCCCCGACGCAGGCCCCGCCCGCGGCACCGGCTCCCAGCGGAAGCTGA
- the pgl gene encoding 6-phosphogluconolactonase — protein sequence MELIVHPDAGLLAKAASARLITTLVDAQARRGEASLVLTGGGIGIALLRAVLASPALEAVNWSKVDIWWGDERFVPADSPDRNVLQAREALLAHVPVDEKRVFEIGALASEGGADGYTEPEQAAADYAAQLAAHAPDGALVPAFDVLLLGIGPEGHVASIFPHSPAARATEPVVAVRESPKPPPNRVSLTYPTIQAARQVWVIAAGEEKADAVAAAAAGAGPLDLPAAAATGRDRTLWLIDRAAASRVSA from the coding sequence ATGGAACTGATCGTCCACCCGGACGCGGGCCTGCTCGCGAAAGCGGCGAGCGCCCGGTTGATCACGACGCTCGTCGACGCGCAGGCGCGGCGCGGCGAGGCGTCGCTGGTGCTGACCGGGGGCGGGATCGGCATCGCGCTGCTGCGCGCGGTGCTCGCCAGTCCCGCGCTGGAGGCCGTCAACTGGTCGAAGGTGGACATCTGGTGGGGTGACGAACGGTTCGTACCCGCCGACTCTCCCGACCGCAACGTGCTGCAGGCCCGGGAGGCGTTGCTCGCGCACGTGCCGGTGGACGAGAAACGGGTGTTCGAGATCGGTGCGCTGGCGTCCGAGGGTGGCGCCGACGGGTACACCGAGCCCGAGCAGGCGGCCGCCGACTACGCCGCGCAGCTCGCGGCCCACGCGCCCGACGGTGCCCTGGTGCCGGCGTTCGACGTGCTGCTGCTCGGCATCGGTCCGGAGGGGCACGTGGCGTCGATCTTCCCGCACTCGCCGGCCGCGCGGGCCACGGAACCGGTGGTCGCCGTCCGCGAGTCCCCGAAGCCGCCGCCGAACCGGGTCTCCCTGACCTACCCGACGATCCAGGCCGCTCGCCAGGTCTGGGTGATCGCGGCGGGTGAGGAGAAGGCCGACGCGGTCGCCGCGGCCGCCGCCGGTGCCGGGCCCCTCGACCTCCCCGCGGCCGCCGCGACCGGCCGGGACCGGACCCTCTGGCTGATCGACCGCGCCGCGGCCTCCCGGGTCAGCGCCTGA
- a CDS encoding RNA polymerase-binding protein RbpA translates to MAGGNAIRGSRVGAGPMGEAERGETAARQRISFWCANQHETRPSFAADAAIPDTWDCPSCGYPAGRDRENTPAPPKIEPYKTHLAYVRERRNEKDGEAILAEALAKLRSAGS, encoded by the coding sequence GTGGCAGGTGGCAACGCCATCCGGGGGAGCCGGGTCGGGGCAGGACCCATGGGGGAAGCCGAGCGGGGGGAGACTGCGGCTCGCCAGCGGATCTCCTTCTGGTGCGCGAACCAGCACGAGACGCGTCCGTCGTTCGCCGCGGACGCCGCTATCCCTGACACGTGGGACTGCCCGAGCTGCGGCTACCCCGCGGGGCGCGACCGGGAGAACACACCGGCCCCGCCGAAGATCGAGCCCTACAAGACCCACCTCGCCTATGTCCGCGAGCGGCGCAACGAGAAGGACGGCGAGGCCATTCTCGCCGAGGCCCTCGCCAAGCTCCGCTCCGCCGGCAGCTGA
- the zwf gene encoding glucose-6-phosphate dehydrogenase, whose amino-acid sequence MAPTVGGNPLRDPRDRRLPRLPDASALVVFGVTGDLSRKKLIPAVYDLANRGLLPPGFVLLGFARRDWEGHEPFIQFARECAEKGARTPFREETWDRLASSIRFVKGSFDDDAGFDRLAAELDSLEASHGIRGNAAFYLSIPPSAFPVVLKQMERTGLADEKAAGGWRRVVVEKPFGHDRKSAGELNSLVDDVFGPQDVFRIDHYLGKETVQNLFALRFANTLFEPIWNSQFVDSVQITMAEDVGIGTRAGFYDETGAARDVLQNHLLQLLALTAMEEPVSFGADTIRAEKIKTLRAVSLPTDLTSYAIRGQYEQGWLAGERVKGYLDEENIPATSTTETYAAVRLGIETRRWAGVPFYLRTGKRLPRRVTEIAIGFKQAPHLPFDATDTTELGHNQLVVRVQPDEGVTLKFGSKVPGTAMEVRDVAMEFLFGEAFTESLPEAYERLILDALLGDAMLFPDNAEVEESWRIIDPLEEFWASTKPFTYRSGSWGPAASDEMLARDGRRWRRP is encoded by the coding sequence GTGGCGCCCACGGTAGGTGGCAACCCGCTGCGCGATCCGCGAGACCGCCGGCTCCCCCGGCTTCCCGACGCCAGCGCCCTGGTGGTGTTCGGCGTCACCGGAGACCTCTCGCGCAAGAAGCTGATCCCGGCCGTGTACGACCTGGCCAACCGCGGCCTGCTGCCGCCGGGGTTCGTGCTGCTCGGGTTCGCCCGGCGCGACTGGGAGGGTCATGAGCCCTTCATCCAGTTCGCCAGGGAGTGCGCCGAGAAGGGCGCGCGCACGCCGTTCCGGGAGGAGACCTGGGACCGGCTCGCGTCGTCGATCAGGTTCGTGAAGGGCTCGTTCGACGACGACGCCGGGTTCGACCGGCTCGCCGCTGAGCTCGACAGCCTGGAGGCGAGCCACGGCATCCGGGGCAACGCCGCCTTCTACCTGTCGATCCCGCCGTCGGCCTTCCCGGTGGTCCTCAAGCAGATGGAGCGCACCGGCCTCGCCGACGAGAAGGCGGCTGGCGGCTGGCGGCGGGTCGTCGTGGAGAAGCCGTTCGGCCACGACCGGAAGTCGGCCGGTGAGCTGAACTCGCTGGTCGACGACGTGTTCGGTCCGCAGGACGTGTTCCGGATCGACCACTACCTGGGCAAGGAGACCGTCCAGAACCTGTTCGCCCTGCGGTTCGCCAACACGCTGTTCGAGCCGATCTGGAACTCCCAGTTCGTCGACTCGGTGCAGATCACGATGGCCGAGGACGTCGGCATCGGCACCCGCGCCGGCTTCTACGACGAGACCGGCGCCGCCCGCGACGTGCTGCAGAACCACCTGCTGCAGCTGCTGGCGCTGACCGCGATGGAGGAGCCGGTCAGCTTCGGCGCCGACACCATCCGCGCGGAGAAGATCAAGACCCTGCGCGCGGTGTCGCTGCCGACCGACCTGACCAGCTACGCGATCCGGGGCCAGTACGAGCAGGGCTGGCTGGCCGGCGAGCGGGTCAAGGGCTACCTCGACGAGGAGAACATCCCGGCCACGTCGACGACCGAGACCTACGCGGCCGTGCGGCTGGGCATCGAGACCCGGCGCTGGGCCGGCGTCCCGTTCTACCTGCGTACCGGCAAGCGGCTGCCCCGACGGGTGACCGAGATCGCGATCGGCTTCAAGCAGGCCCCGCACCTGCCGTTCGACGCGACCGACACCACCGAGCTGGGCCACAACCAGCTGGTCGTGCGGGTTCAGCCCGACGAGGGCGTGACGCTGAAGTTCGGCTCCAAGGTGCCTGGGACCGCGATGGAGGTCCGTGACGTCGCGATGGAGTTCCTGTTCGGCGAGGCGTTCACCGAGTCGCTGCCGGAGGCCTACGAACGGCTGATCCTGGACGCGCTGCTCGGCGACGCCATGCTCTTCCCGGACAACGCGGAGGTCGAGGAGTCCTGGCGGATCATCGACCCGCTGGAGGAGTTCTGGGCCAGCACGAAGCCGTTCACCTACCGCTCGGGCAGCTGGGGCCCGGCGGCCTCCGACGAGATGCTCGCCCGCGACGGCCGGCGGTGGCGCCGGCCATGA
- the tal gene encoding transaldolase yields MTNPLSDLSAAGVAVWLDDISRDRLNSGNLAELARTHSVVGVTTNPTIFQKAITSSKAYEEQLHDLAIRGVDVGEAIRLITTADVRVACDVLRPAYDASGGTDGRVSIEVDPRLAHDTDKTLAEARSLWWMVDRPNLFIKIPATLEGLPAITATLAAGISVNVTLIFGLERYEAVMDAYMTGIEQALANGRDVSRLESVASFFVSRVDSEVDKRLEKIDTPAAQTLRAKAAIANARLAYERYEKAFGTERWAALAARGAKPQRPLWASTSTKDPSLPDTLYVHELIAPGTVNTMPEATLLAFGDHGEVPGETIRPNYADAHGVMTALANVGVDLDDVVEVLEQEGVTKFEDSWNQLLDAVRGQLGAH; encoded by the coding sequence GCACAGCGTCGTCGGCGTCACCACGAACCCGACGATCTTCCAGAAGGCGATCACGTCGAGCAAGGCGTACGAGGAGCAGCTGCACGACCTCGCGATCCGCGGCGTCGACGTCGGCGAGGCGATCCGCCTGATCACCACCGCCGACGTCCGGGTCGCCTGTGACGTGCTGCGCCCGGCCTACGACGCCTCCGGCGGCACCGACGGGCGGGTCTCGATCGAGGTCGACCCGCGACTGGCCCACGACACCGACAAGACCCTGGCCGAGGCCCGTTCGCTGTGGTGGATGGTCGACCGGCCGAACCTGTTCATCAAGATCCCGGCGACCCTGGAGGGCCTGCCGGCCATCACCGCCACCCTCGCCGCCGGCATCAGCGTCAACGTCACACTGATCTTCGGCCTGGAGCGGTACGAGGCGGTGATGGACGCCTACATGACCGGCATCGAGCAGGCCCTCGCGAACGGCCGCGACGTCTCCCGGCTGGAGTCGGTCGCCTCCTTCTTCGTCAGCCGGGTCGACTCCGAGGTCGACAAGCGGCTGGAGAAGATCGACACCCCGGCCGCCCAGACGCTCAGGGCCAAGGCCGCCATCGCGAACGCGCGGCTGGCCTACGAGCGCTACGAGAAGGCGTTCGGGACCGAGCGCTGGGCGGCGCTGGCCGCGCGCGGCGCGAAGCCGCAGCGGCCGCTGTGGGCTTCGACGTCGACGAAGGACCCGTCGCTGCCGGACACGCTCTACGTCCACGAGCTGATCGCCCCCGGGACGGTGAACACCATGCCCGAGGCGACCCTGCTGGCCTTCGGTGACCACGGCGAGGTGCCCGGCGAGACGATCCGGCCGAACTACGCCGACGCCCACGGCGTGATGACGGCGCTGGCGAACGTCGGCGTCGACCTGGACGACGTGGTCGAGGTCCTCGAGCAGGAGGGTGTGACGAAGTTCGAGGACTCCTGGAACCAGCTGCTCGACGCGGTCCGCGGGCAGCTCGGAGCACACTGA